One Frankia alni ACN14a DNA window includes the following coding sequences:
- a CDS encoding 3-hydroxyacyl-CoA dehydrogenase family protein, translating into MGEEARRGTHAHGRSENASRTGGEGATVSPGGRAAAGDGSARWRRVGVVGLGTMGAGIAEVLAGSGLDVVGVERDTDALRRARGRIEHSLERAARHGRLADAARGELLGRLSLGTELAAVADCDLVIEAIDERLDAKTALFARLDEVCLPATVLATNTSSLSVTELAAGTGRSARVLGMHWFNPAPVMGLVEVVRTVVTDADALAAVVSLVGAVGKTAVVAADRAGFIVNALLFGYLNNAVRMVEARFATREDVDAAMRLGCGHPMGPLALLDLIGLDAAHAILASMYDQTRDHLHAPAPLLGQLVAAGLLGRKTGRGFYTYPATDAPDVPPEGPGRKDPGAVGEPGAVGEPGAVGESGAVGESGAVGEPGGGGGAGTAAARTPGGPATPGEAGAVGGAAVRVRSVGIVGSGTMARGIAEVLARSGHDVILRARRPDAADAAHDRVAASLAAAVAKGRLSDDDRDAALGRLRVTTDLGELGGCDVLLEAVVEDLAVKRELFTDLDKVARPGAVLATTTSCLPVVECATATRRPEAVVGMHWFNPAQVMRLVEVVPTVLTGAGATATVTALARAAGRHPVQCADRAGFIVNALLFPYLNDAVKMLQANYATIEDIDTAMTVGCGHPMGPFALADVVGLDVTLAITRSLYEQFREPGYAPAPLLEHLVRARFLGRKTGRGFHAHAPR; encoded by the coding sequence ATGGGCGAAGAAGCCCGGCGGGGAACGCACGCGCACGGCAGGTCGGAAAACGCCTCCCGCACCGGCGGTGAGGGTGCGACGGTGTCGCCGGGTGGGCGCGCCGCCGCCGGCGACGGGAGCGCGCGGTGGCGGCGCGTCGGGGTGGTGGGGCTCGGCACCATGGGGGCCGGGATCGCCGAGGTGCTGGCCGGGTCCGGGCTCGACGTCGTCGGCGTCGAACGGGACACCGACGCGCTGCGCCGGGCCCGCGGGCGGATCGAGCACTCCCTGGAGCGCGCGGCCCGCCATGGCCGGCTGGCCGACGCCGCTCGCGGCGAGCTGCTCGGCCGGCTGAGCCTCGGCACCGAGCTCGCCGCGGTGGCCGACTGCGACCTGGTGATCGAGGCCATCGACGAGCGGCTCGACGCCAAGACGGCCCTGTTCGCCCGGCTCGACGAGGTCTGCCTGCCGGCGACCGTCCTGGCGACGAACACCAGCTCCCTGTCGGTGACGGAGCTCGCCGCGGGCACCGGTCGCTCGGCCCGGGTGCTGGGCATGCACTGGTTCAACCCGGCGCCGGTGATGGGCCTGGTCGAGGTCGTCCGCACGGTGGTGACCGACGCCGACGCCCTGGCCGCCGTCGTCTCGCTGGTGGGCGCGGTCGGCAAGACGGCCGTCGTCGCCGCGGACCGGGCCGGGTTCATCGTCAACGCGCTGCTGTTCGGCTACCTCAACAACGCGGTGCGGATGGTCGAGGCGCGCTTCGCCACCCGGGAGGACGTCGACGCCGCGATGCGGCTCGGCTGCGGTCATCCGATGGGCCCGCTGGCCCTGCTCGACCTCATCGGCCTCGACGCGGCGCACGCCATCCTCGCGTCGATGTACGACCAGACCCGCGATCACCTCCACGCCCCGGCCCCGCTGCTCGGCCAGCTCGTCGCGGCCGGCCTGCTGGGCCGCAAGACCGGCCGCGGCTTCTACACCTATCCGGCGACGGACGCCCCGGACGTGCCGCCCGAGGGCCCCGGCAGGAAGGACCCCGGTGCAGTCGGCGAGCCCGGTGCAGTCGGGGAGCCCGGTGCAGTCGGGGAGTCCGGTGCAGTCGGGGAGTCCGGTGCAGTCGGGGAGCCCGGCGGAGGCGGTGGCGCGGGAACGGCCGCCGCGAGGACACCCGGCGGCCCGGCGACACCCGGCGAGGCTGGGGCGGTCGGCGGGGCGGCGGTGCGGGTTCGGTCGGTGGGGATCGTGGGCAGCGGCACGATGGCGCGGGGCATCGCCGAGGTGCTGGCCCGATCGGGTCATGACGTCATCCTGCGGGCCCGGCGGCCGGACGCCGCCGACGCGGCCCACGACCGGGTGGCGGCGTCGCTGGCGGCGGCGGTCGCGAAGGGCCGGCTGTCCGACGACGACCGCGACGCCGCCCTGGGCCGGCTGCGCGTGACCACCGACCTCGGCGAGCTCGGCGGCTGCGACGTGCTGCTCGAGGCGGTCGTCGAGGACCTGGCGGTCAAGCGGGAGCTGTTCACCGATCTGGACAAGGTCGCCCGGCCCGGCGCCGTGCTGGCGACCACGACGTCCTGTCTGCCGGTCGTCGAGTGCGCCACCGCGACCCGGCGGCCCGAGGCCGTCGTCGGCATGCACTGGTTCAACCCGGCCCAGGTCATGCGCCTGGTCGAGGTGGTGCCCACGGTGCTCACCGGGGCCGGGGCGACGGCGACGGTGACGGCGCTGGCGCGGGCGGCGGGCCGGCACCCGGTGCAGTGCGCCGACCGGGCCGGGTTCATCGTCAACGCGCTGCTGTTCCCCTATCTGAACGACGCCGTGAAGATGCTGCAGGCGAACTACGCCACGATCGAGGACATCGACACGGCGATGACCGTCGGCTGCGGCCATCCGATGGGTCCGTTCGCCCTCGCCGACGTGGTCGGGCTCGACGTCACCCTCGCCATCACCCGCTCGCTGTACGAGCAGTTCCGCGAGCCCGGCTACGCCCCCGCACCGCTGCTGGAGCATCTCGTCCGAGCCCGCTTCCTGGGCCGCAAGACCGGCCGGGGCTTTCACGCGCATGCTCCCCGATAG
- a CDS encoding FG-GAP repeat domain-containing protein, whose protein sequence is MSALEPDELTRLLTEAVEPIRPSPEAYRQIRAGIARRRRWRVPVFTVGGMVMAALIGLAVVAIRPSPSNQVVEPAAPPVLPTMFTEPSRAATVPSLGGGGGHSSSGGGGGSASGPGSGPATRTQTSPPPSRPTTSASSPSVAASTQPSAPTGTTGPGSPQLPTPVAKPAGLNDVDGDGQPDTVAVDGTNLRVRFSRDGQQARIPLGAIVTPLNSAVVDIDGDGFGELLVQTQVTNGTKNYALLRYVGLGELVAVTPPSGLALGAGVHGNSGLGLRCADRTLQIITGTSTDGAQFNVVTTTLGFTPDGLSVQDSASSTVRLPADPSPFVVACGALS, encoded by the coding sequence GTGAGCGCGTTGGAACCGGACGAGCTCACGCGGCTGCTGACCGAGGCGGTCGAGCCCATCCGGCCGTCCCCGGAGGCCTACCGGCAGATCCGCGCCGGCATCGCCCGCCGGCGCCGCTGGCGCGTCCCCGTGTTCACCGTCGGCGGGATGGTGATGGCGGCGCTCATCGGGCTGGCGGTGGTGGCCATCCGGCCGAGTCCGTCGAACCAGGTCGTCGAGCCGGCCGCGCCGCCGGTTCTGCCGACCATGTTCACCGAGCCGAGCCGGGCGGCGACCGTGCCGTCACTGGGCGGCGGTGGGGGGCACTCCAGCTCCGGCGGTGGCGGTGGGTCCGCCTCGGGCCCAGGCTCGGGCCCGGCCACCCGCACGCAGACGAGCCCGCCGCCGAGCCGGCCGACGACGTCGGCGTCCTCGCCGTCGGTGGCCGCCAGCACGCAGCCGTCCGCGCCGACCGGCACGACCGGCCCGGGCAGCCCGCAGCTGCCCACGCCGGTGGCGAAGCCGGCCGGCCTGAACGACGTCGACGGCGACGGCCAGCCCGACACGGTCGCCGTGGACGGGACGAACCTGCGCGTGCGGTTCTCCCGGGACGGCCAGCAGGCCAGGATCCCCCTCGGCGCCATCGTCACCCCGCTGAACAGCGCGGTCGTCGACATCGACGGCGACGGTTTCGGTGAGCTGCTCGTGCAGACCCAGGTGACCAACGGGACGAAGAACTACGCCCTGTTGCGCTATGTCGGCCTCGGCGAGCTGGTCGCGGTGACGCCGCCGAGCGGCCTGGCCCTCGGTGCCGGCGTCCACGGCAACTCCGGCCTCGGCCTGCGCTGCGCCGACCGGACCCTGCAGATCATCACCGGCACCTCGACCGACGGAGCCCAGTTCAACGTCGTCACCACGACGCTGGGGTTCACCCCCGACGGCCTGAGCGTCCAGGACTCCGCCTCCAGCACGGTGCGGCTGCCGGCGGACCCGTCCCCCTTCGTGGTGGCCTGCGGCGCCCTGTCCTGA
- a CDS encoding YkvA family protein has product MVTLDKDAVRQFGREITMFLPDLVIMLRRVVADPRVPQSAKVEAAAALAYLVSPRNRLTNMIPVVGQLDDVAIVAFAFRRLVVGAGEPILREHWRGSDRGFQVLIGASSALASPAGALRKAKVARSLVAAGIDRVRGGGGGGGAGGGGHTAGDPGRVVDGEVVDRAEWVAAPEADGGPAGARPRRARSWEPGRRGR; this is encoded by the coding sequence ATGGTCACGCTCGACAAGGACGCCGTGCGGCAGTTCGGTCGGGAGATAACGATGTTTCTCCCCGATCTGGTCATCATGCTGCGGCGGGTCGTCGCCGATCCGCGGGTGCCGCAGTCGGCGAAGGTCGAGGCCGCGGCGGCGCTGGCGTACCTGGTGTCGCCGCGCAACCGGCTGACGAACATGATCCCCGTGGTGGGCCAGCTCGACGACGTCGCCATCGTCGCCTTCGCGTTCCGTCGGCTGGTCGTCGGCGCCGGCGAGCCGATCCTGCGCGAGCACTGGCGGGGCAGCGACCGCGGCTTCCAGGTGCTCATCGGCGCGTCCTCGGCGCTGGCGAGCCCGGCCGGGGCCCTGCGCAAGGCGAAGGTGGCCCGGTCGCTCGTGGCCGCCGGCATCGACCGCGTCCGCGGTGGCGGTGGCGGCGGCGGGGCCGGCGGTGGCGGTCACACGGCGGGAGACCCGGGCCGGGTCGTCGACGGGGAGGTCGTGGACCGGGCCGAGTGGGTCGCCGCGCCGGAGGCGGACGGCGGCCCGGCCGGGGCGCGGCCGCGGCGGGCGCGCTCCTGGGAGCCGGGCAGACGAGGTCGGTGA
- the meaB gene encoding methylmalonyl Co-A mutase-associated GTPase MeaB yields MTAGSAAGADRERGLPDRDRDPAAAGLPGAGSARTGSAGTRSAGTRSAGTRSVGAESAGAEPSAEAELAAAVGGDRRALARLLSAVENTPRRWPEIGAALVGHVGGAQTVGLTGAPGVGKSTTVTALVRAYRRAGRRVGVLAVDPSSPYSGGALLGDRVRMSEHAGDPGVFIRSLASRGRLGGLAAATAQALRVLDAAGFDVILVETVGVGQAEIDIAALADTTCVLLAPDAGDDVQAVKAGLLEVADVLVVNKADRPGAARTAADLTAMTRMRVGARQPVVVRVAATLGEGVDELVTCIAAHRRDLAATGELDRRRLARAADEIRGLALTALRDRLAAPPHDERLAELAHHVLAGAADPWSAAERLLADLTPAQPAPSR; encoded by the coding sequence GTGACCGCGGGCTCCGCCGCGGGTGCCGACCGCGAGCGGGGTCTGCCCGACCGCGATCGTGACCCGGCCGCGGCCGGGCTGCCCGGCGCGGGGTCGGCCAGGACGGGGTCGGCCGGGACGAGGTCGGCCGGGACGAGGTCGGCCGGGACGAGGTCGGTCGGCGCGGAGTCGGCCGGAGCGGAGCCGTCGGCCGAGGCGGAGCTGGCGGCGGCCGTCGGCGGGGACCGGCGGGCGTTGGCGCGGCTGCTCTCGGCGGTGGAGAACACTCCTCGGCGGTGGCCTGAGATCGGCGCGGCGCTGGTCGGGCACGTCGGCGGCGCGCAGACCGTCGGCCTGACCGGCGCCCCGGGAGTCGGCAAGTCGACGACCGTCACCGCGCTGGTGCGGGCCTACCGCCGCGCCGGGCGCCGGGTGGGGGTGCTCGCGGTCGACCCGTCCTCGCCGTACTCCGGCGGCGCGCTGCTCGGCGACCGGGTGCGGATGAGCGAGCACGCCGGTGACCCCGGGGTGTTCATCCGCTCCCTGGCCAGCCGCGGGCGCCTCGGTGGGCTGGCGGCCGCGACGGCGCAGGCCCTGCGGGTCCTCGACGCGGCCGGGTTCGACGTCATCCTCGTCGAGACCGTCGGCGTCGGCCAGGCGGAGATCGACATCGCCGCGCTCGCCGACACGACCTGCGTCCTGCTCGCGCCCGACGCGGGCGACGACGTGCAGGCGGTCAAGGCGGGCCTGCTGGAGGTCGCGGACGTCCTCGTCGTCAACAAGGCGGACCGGCCGGGCGCGGCCCGCACCGCCGCCGACCTGACCGCGATGACCCGGATGCGGGTCGGTGCCCGGCAACCGGTGGTGGTGCGTGTCGCCGCGACCCTGGGCGAGGGCGTCGACGAGCTCGTCACGTGTATCGCCGCGCACCGACGGGATCTCGCCGCGACCGGTGAACTCGACCGTCGCCGCCTGGCCCGGGCCGCCGACGAGATCCGGGGGCTGGCCCTGACCGCGCTGCGCGACCGCCTGGCCGCCCCGCCGCACGACGAGCGCCTGGCGGAGCTTGCCCACCACGTCCTCGCCGGTGCCGCCGACCCCTGGTCGGCCGCCGAGCGCCTCCTCGCCGACCTCACGCCGGCGCAGCCGGCCCCGTCCCGCTGA
- the ccrA gene encoding crotonyl-CoA carboxylase/reductase, producing MKDILEAILAQTPPSPERRAEFAAFAVPEFYRGVVVRRDETGMFDGVPSQDKDPRRSLHVDEVPTPEVGPGEALVAVMASSVNYNTVWTSIFEPMSTFGFLERYGRTSPLASRHDQPYHVVGSDLAGVVLRTGAGVHVWSPGDEVVAHCLSVELERADGHNDTMLDPEQRIWGFETNFGGLAELALVKANQLMPKPGHLTWAEAAAPGLVNSTAYRQLVSANGARMKQGDVVLVWGASGGLGSYATQLALRGGAIPVCVVSSPTKAAICRSLGAELVIDRAAEDYRFWSDERTQNPREWKRLGQRIRELTGGDDPDIVLEHPGRETFGASVYVTRRGGTIATCASTSGFLHEYDNRYLWMNLKRVVGSHFANYREAWEANRLIARGMIHPTLSRVYPLNETGQAAHDVHRNMHQGKVGVLCLAPSEGLGVRDEEFRARHLTAINRFRGV from the coding sequence GTGAAGGACATCCTCGAAGCGATCCTCGCCCAGACCCCACCGTCCCCCGAACGCCGAGCGGAGTTCGCCGCGTTCGCGGTTCCGGAGTTCTACCGCGGCGTGGTCGTGCGCCGCGACGAGACCGGGATGTTCGACGGCGTCCCGTCCCAGGACAAGGACCCGCGCCGCTCCCTGCACGTCGACGAGGTACCCACGCCCGAGGTCGGCCCCGGCGAGGCCCTGGTGGCGGTCATGGCCTCCTCGGTGAACTACAACACGGTTTGGACATCGATCTTCGAACCGATGTCCACGTTCGGCTTCCTCGAACGCTACGGTCGGACATCTCCCCTCGCTTCCCGCCATGACCAGCCTTACCACGTCGTGGGTTCCGATCTGGCCGGAGTCGTGCTGAGGACAGGAGCCGGCGTACACGTCTGGTCCCCGGGGGACGAGGTCGTGGCCCACTGCCTGTCGGTCGAGCTCGAACGCGCCGACGGTCACAACGACACGATGCTGGATCCGGAGCAACGAATCTGGGGTTTCGAGACGAACTTCGGTGGCCTGGCCGAGCTGGCCCTCGTCAAGGCGAACCAGCTCATGCCCAAACCGGGCCATCTCACGTGGGCGGAGGCGGCTGCGCCGGGGCTGGTCAACTCCACCGCCTACCGCCAGCTCGTCTCCGCCAACGGAGCCCGGATGAAGCAGGGCGACGTCGTCCTGGTCTGGGGGGCGTCCGGGGGACTGGGCTCCTACGCCACCCAGCTCGCGCTGCGCGGCGGGGCGATCCCGGTCTGCGTCGTGTCGTCGCCGACGAAGGCGGCGATCTGCCGATCCCTCGGCGCCGAGCTCGTCATCGACCGGGCCGCGGAGGACTACCGGTTCTGGAGCGACGAACGCACGCAGAATCCGCGCGAATGGAAGCGACTGGGCCAGCGCATCCGCGAACTCACCGGCGGCGACGACCCGGACATCGTGCTCGAGCACCCCGGGCGGGAGACCTTCGGCGCCTCCGTCTACGTGACCCGTCGCGGTGGCACCATCGCGACCTGTGCCTCCACCAGTGGCTTCCTGCACGAGTACGACAACCGGTACCTGTGGATGAACCTCAAGCGCGTCGTCGGCTCCCACTTCGCCAACTACCGGGAGGCCTGGGAGGCCAATCGCCTCATCGCCCGGGGGATGATCCATCCCACCCTCTCCCGGGTGTACCCGCTCAACGAGACGGGGCAGGCCGCCCACGACGTGCACCGCAACATGCATCAGGGCAAGGTCGGCGTGCTGTGCCTGGCCCCCAGCGAGGGGCTGGGTGTCCGCGACGAGGAGTTCCGCGCCCGCCACCTGACTGCAATCAACCGGTTCCGTGGCGTGTAG
- a CDS encoding sugar-binding protein: MTEHTDLIPMAGETDGPPAFDLVRRGYDPNQVTHHVNWLVEQLREAEAHRAAAEAAASEAATEAARVRDDLAANRPAWEEFGGRVTQILQLAEEEAATVRAERTREADAQLEEARRIVTEAEAAREKTLREADEQAASIVSTARAEAERIVEIARSTAAAAEDESKRRLADLERQREQVTTQLAALREQVTAQLGALRDKLTAASASIASIEAAPVEERKAIGAETTVLPAPASVRSA; encoded by the coding sequence ATGACCGAACACACGGATCTCATCCCGATGGCCGGCGAGACCGACGGGCCCCCAGCCTTCGATCTGGTCCGCCGTGGCTACGACCCCAACCAGGTCACCCACCACGTGAACTGGCTCGTCGAGCAGCTCCGCGAGGCCGAGGCGCACCGGGCCGCCGCCGAGGCCGCCGCCTCCGAGGCGGCGACCGAGGCGGCCCGCGTGCGCGACGATCTGGCCGCGAACCGTCCCGCCTGGGAGGAGTTCGGCGGCCGGGTCACCCAGATCCTCCAGCTCGCGGAGGAGGAGGCGGCCACCGTCCGCGCCGAGCGGACCCGCGAGGCCGACGCCCAGCTCGAGGAGGCCCGCCGGATCGTCACCGAGGCCGAGGCCGCCCGGGAGAAGACGCTGCGGGAGGCCGACGAGCAGGCCGCCTCGATCGTCTCGACGGCGCGCGCCGAGGCCGAGCGGATCGTCGAGATCGCCCGGTCCACCGCGGCGGCGGCCGAGGACGAGTCGAAGCGCCGGCTGGCCGATCTGGAGCGTCAGCGCGAGCAGGTCACCACCCAGCTCGCCGCCCTGCGCGAGCAGGTGACGGCCCAGCTCGGCGCGCTGCGCGACAAGCTCACCGCCGCCAGCGCCTCGATCGCCTCCATCGAGGCCGCGCCGGTCGAGGAACGCAAGGCGATCGGCGCGGAGACGACCGTGCTGCCCGCGCCCGCCAGCGTGCGCAGCGCCTGA
- a CDS encoding acetyl-CoA C-acetyltransferase encodes MPGSVIVAGARTPIGKLSGALKSFTATDLGGIAIKGALERAGLSGDAIQYVIMGHVIQAGTGPITARQAAVAAGIPMTVPAVTVNKVCLSGLDAIALADTYIASGEFDLVVAGGMESMTGAPHLLRSMRAGVKYGATEALDAIDQDALFCAFDQISMGASTERYNGALNISRAEQDSFAARSHQRAAAAAKNGLFDNEIVPVSVPQRRGEPLVVSQDEGVRADTSAEVLGKLRPAFGKDGTITAGSASQISDGAAAVIVASRAKAEELGLPILAEVGHHGFVAGPDTSLQSQPSNAILAALAKEGLTPADLDLVEINEAFAAVSIQSMRDLGISSDIVNVNGGAIAIGHPLGASGARIALTLLNELARRGGGIGAAGLCGGGGQGDALILRVPAA; translated from the coding sequence ATGCCTGGTTCCGTGATCGTGGCCGGCGCACGGACACCGATCGGGAAGCTGTCCGGGGCGTTGAAGAGCTTCACCGCGACGGACCTGGGCGGCATCGCGATCAAGGGTGCACTGGAGCGGGCCGGGCTGTCCGGCGACGCGATCCAGTACGTCATCATGGGGCACGTGATCCAGGCCGGCACCGGCCCGATCACCGCCCGGCAGGCGGCCGTCGCCGCCGGCATCCCGATGACGGTGCCCGCGGTCACCGTCAACAAGGTCTGCCTGTCCGGCCTCGACGCGATCGCCCTCGCCGACACCTACATCGCCAGCGGCGAGTTCGACCTGGTCGTCGCCGGGGGGATGGAGTCCATGACCGGGGCGCCGCACCTGCTGCGCTCGATGCGCGCCGGGGTGAAGTACGGCGCGACCGAGGCGCTCGACGCCATCGACCAGGACGCCCTGTTCTGCGCCTTCGACCAGATCTCCATGGGTGCGAGCACCGAGCGTTACAACGGTGCGCTGAACATCTCCCGCGCCGAGCAGGACTCCTTCGCCGCCCGGTCGCACCAGCGGGCCGCGGCCGCCGCCAAGAACGGCCTGTTCGACAACGAGATCGTCCCCGTCTCGGTGCCGCAGCGCCGCGGCGAGCCGCTCGTCGTCAGCCAGGACGAGGGCGTGCGGGCCGACACCTCCGCCGAGGTGCTCGGCAAGCTGCGCCCCGCGTTCGGCAAGGACGGCACGATCACCGCCGGGTCGGCGTCGCAGATCTCCGACGGGGCGGCCGCGGTCATCGTGGCCAGCCGGGCCAAGGCGGAGGAGCTCGGCCTGCCGATCCTCGCCGAGGTCGGCCACCACGGTTTCGTCGCCGGCCCCGACACCTCCCTGCAGTCGCAGCCGTCCAACGCCATCCTCGCCGCGCTGGCCAAGGAGGGGCTCACTCCCGCCGACCTCGACCTCGTCGAGATCAACGAGGCGTTCGCCGCCGTCTCCATCCAGTCCATGCGCGACCTCGGGATCAGCTCCGACATCGTCAACGTCAACGGCGGGGCGATCGCCATCGGCCACCCGCTCGGCGCCTCGGGCGCCCGCATCGCCCTGACCCTGCTCAACGAGCTGGCCCGGCGCGGCGGCGGGATCGGCGCGGCCGGCCTGTGCGGCGGCGGCGGCCAGGGCGATGCCCTGATCCTGCGCGTCCCGGCGGCGTGA
- a CDS encoding SigE family RNA polymerase sigma factor, which yields MTVVEGWRPVPARSDAARSDVARDADAALTALYSEHYRSLVRLAALLLDDVGLCEEVVQDAYIRVHGAWGRLQDRDKALAYLRQTVVNLARSTLRRRLVALKHAPKPMPDAASAEEGAYSLVERAAVIQALRELPRRQREAVVLRYYADMSEADAAAVMGCSIGSVKAYTSRGLSALSGKLEGLR from the coding sequence ATGACAGTCGTGGAGGGGTGGCGGCCCGTGCCTGCGCGGAGCGACGCCGCCCGTAGCGACGTCGCGCGGGACGCGGACGCCGCCCTGACCGCCTTGTACTCCGAGCACTACCGGTCATTGGTGCGTCTCGCCGCGTTGCTGCTCGACGACGTGGGTCTGTGCGAGGAGGTCGTCCAGGACGCCTACATCCGCGTCCACGGGGCCTGGGGACGCCTGCAGGACCGGGACAAGGCCCTGGCCTACCTTCGGCAGACCGTCGTCAATCTCGCACGTTCCACGCTGCGTCGTCGACTCGTCGCTCTCAAGCATGCCCCCAAGCCCATGCCCGATGCCGCCAGCGCCGAGGAGGGGGCCTACTCTCTCGTCGAGCGAGCCGCCGTCATCCAGGCACTGCGAGAGCTGCCGCGGCGCCAGCGGGAGGCGGTCGTCCTGCGCTACTACGCCGACATGTCCGAGGCGGACGCGGCGGCGGTGATGGGCTGCAGCATCGGCTCCGTCAAGGCCTACACCTCCCGAGGGCTGTCGGCCTTGAGCGGCAAGCTGGAGGGCCTACGGTGA